One Physeter macrocephalus isolate SW-GA unplaced genomic scaffold, ASM283717v5 random_13, whole genome shotgun sequence DNA segment encodes these proteins:
- the CD37 gene encoding leukocyte antigen CD37 isoform X1, protein METWEELPGVSLVPTNSKAPQEKMSAQDSCLSLIKYLLFVFNLFFFVLGSLIFCFGIWILIDKTSFMSFVGLSFMPLQIWSKALAISGILTMGLALLGCVGALKEFRCLLGLYFGTLLLLFATQITLGILISTQKVQLERKVEDVVLKTIQTYRAHPEETAAEESWDYVQFQLRCCGWNSPQDWFRIPSLRSNESRGHRVPCSCYNSSATNDSAIFDKISFPQFSRLGPLARPRHNADICLVPANSYIFREGCARSLQKWLHNNLISIVGICLGVGLLELSFMTLSIFLCRNLDHVYDRLARWSQPLSPHSPRGPRCLPDPLLSPLPWDLGFPATSFLPLETPHFFASSVGLPPPTRFFF, encoded by the exons ATGGAGACCTGGGAAGAACTGCCTGGTGTGTCCTTGGTGCCCACCAATTCCAAGGCCCCTCAG GAGAAGATGTCAGCCCAGGACAGCTGCCTCAGCCTCATCAAGTACCTCCTCTTCGTTTTCAACCTCTTCTTCTTC gtccTAGGCAGCCTTATTTTCTGCTTCGGCATCTGGATACTCATCGACAAGACCAGCTTCATGTCCTTTGTGG GCTTGTCCTTCATGCCCTTGCAGATCTGGTCCAAGGCCCTGGCCATCTCAGGAATCCTCACCATGGGCCTTGCCCTCCTGGGCTGTGTGGGGGCCCTGAAGGAGTTCCGCTGCCTCCTGGGCCTG tATTTTGGGACACTGCTGCTCCTGTTTGCCACACAGATCACCCTGGGAATCCTCATCTCCACTCAGAAGGTCCAG CTGGAGCGGAAAGTGGAGGACGTCGTGCTGAAGACGATCCAAACCTACCGCGCCCACCCGGAGGAGACGGCTGCGGAGGAGAGCTGGGACTACGTGCAGTTTCAG CTGCGCTGCTGCGGCTGGAACTCTCCTCAGGACTGGTTCCGTATCCCCAGCCTGAGGAGCAACGAGTCGAGAGGGCACCGCGTGCCCTGCTCCTGCTATAACTCATCGGCGACCAACGACTCCGCAATCTTCGATAAGATCTCCTTCCCTCAGTTCAGCCGGCTCGGACCACTGGCGCGGCCCCGACACAATGCAGACATTTGCTTGGTCCCCGCGAACAGCTACATCTTCCGCGAG GGCTGCGCACGGAGCCTCCAGAAGTGGTTGCACAACAACCTCATCTCCATAGTGGGCATTTGTCTCGGCGTGGGTCTACTTGAG CTCAGCTTCATGACGCTCTCCATATTCCTGTGCAGAAACCTGGACCACGTCTACGATCGGCTCGCTCG CTGGTCCCAGCCATTGAGCCCTCATTCCCCTCGGGGACCCAGATGTCTGCCTGACCCGCTGTTGTCACCTCTCCCGTGGGACCTGGGGTTTCCAGCCACCAGCTTCCTGCCCCTAGAGACACCTCATTTCTTTGCCTCATCTGTCGGCCTACCACCTcccactagattttttttttag
- the CD37 gene encoding leukocyte antigen CD37 isoform X2, translating into METWEELPGVSLVPTNSKAPQEKMSAQDSCLSLIKYLLFVFNLFFFVLGSLIFCFGIWILIDKTSFMSFVGLSFMPLQIWSKALAISGILTMGLALLGCVGALKEFRCLLGLYFGTLLLLFATQITLGILISTQKVQLERKVEDVVLKTIQTYRAHPEETAAEESWDYVQFQLRCCGWNSPQDWFRIPSLRSNESRGHRVPCSCYNSSATNDSAIFDKISFPQFSRLGPLARPRHNADICLVPANSYIFREGCARSLQKWLHNNLISIVGICLGVGLLELSFMTLSIFLCRNLDHVYDRLARYR; encoded by the exons ATGGAGACCTGGGAAGAACTGCCTGGTGTGTCCTTGGTGCCCACCAATTCCAAGGCCCCTCAG GAGAAGATGTCAGCCCAGGACAGCTGCCTCAGCCTCATCAAGTACCTCCTCTTCGTTTTCAACCTCTTCTTCTTC gtccTAGGCAGCCTTATTTTCTGCTTCGGCATCTGGATACTCATCGACAAGACCAGCTTCATGTCCTTTGTGG GCTTGTCCTTCATGCCCTTGCAGATCTGGTCCAAGGCCCTGGCCATCTCAGGAATCCTCACCATGGGCCTTGCCCTCCTGGGCTGTGTGGGGGCCCTGAAGGAGTTCCGCTGCCTCCTGGGCCTG tATTTTGGGACACTGCTGCTCCTGTTTGCCACACAGATCACCCTGGGAATCCTCATCTCCACTCAGAAGGTCCAG CTGGAGCGGAAAGTGGAGGACGTCGTGCTGAAGACGATCCAAACCTACCGCGCCCACCCGGAGGAGACGGCTGCGGAGGAGAGCTGGGACTACGTGCAGTTTCAG CTGCGCTGCTGCGGCTGGAACTCTCCTCAGGACTGGTTCCGTATCCCCAGCCTGAGGAGCAACGAGTCGAGAGGGCACCGCGTGCCCTGCTCCTGCTATAACTCATCGGCGACCAACGACTCCGCAATCTTCGATAAGATCTCCTTCCCTCAGTTCAGCCGGCTCGGACCACTGGCGCGGCCCCGACACAATGCAGACATTTGCTTGGTCCCCGCGAACAGCTACATCTTCCGCGAG GGCTGCGCACGGAGCCTCCAGAAGTGGTTGCACAACAACCTCATCTCCATAGTGGGCATTTGTCTCGGCGTGGGTCTACTTGAG CTCAGCTTCATGACGCTCTCCATATTCCTGTGCAGAAACCTGGACCACGTCTACGATCGGCTCGCTCGGTACCGCTAG